A genome region from Pseudoalteromonas tetraodonis includes the following:
- the greB gene encoding transcription elongation factor GreB codes for MKTNLITREGYLQLQQEHDHLWNVKRPEVTKIVSWAASLGDRSENADYQYNKRLLRQIDRRVRYLRKRIPDLKIVDYSPVQDGKVFFGAWVEIENEAGECKKFRIVGPDEIYDRNDYISIDSPMARALLKKQVDDDFEVMTPQGAKQWYVNNISYQK; via the coding sequence GTGAAAACAAACTTAATTACTCGCGAAGGTTATTTACAACTTCAGCAAGAACATGACCATCTTTGGAATGTAAAACGCCCAGAAGTCACTAAAATTGTGAGTTGGGCTGCAAGCCTTGGTGACCGCTCTGAAAATGCAGACTATCAGTATAACAAGCGTCTATTACGCCAAATAGACCGCCGAGTGCGCTATCTACGTAAGCGCATCCCCGATTTAAAAATTGTTGATTACTCACCCGTGCAAGACGGCAAAGTTTTTTTTGGTGCTTGGGTTGAAATAGAAAACGAGGCTGGGGAGTGTAAGAAGTTTAGAATTGTCGGTCCCGATGAAATTTATGATCGCAACGATTACATTTCTATTGACTCACCGATGGCGCGAGCATTATTAAAAAAACAAGTAGACGATGATTTTGAGGTCATGACCCCTCAAGGTGCTAAGCAATGGTATGTAAATAATATTTCCTACCAAAAATAA
- the ompR gene encoding osmolarity response regulator transcription factor OmpR, with amino-acid sequence MGQETVKVLVVDDDKRLRSLLERYLVEQGFIVRTAADSQQMDRLIERENFHLMVLDLMLPGEDGLSICRRLRQKENQIPIVMLTAKGDEVDRIIGLELGADDYIPKPFNPRELLARIKAILRRQSKEVPGAPSAEENLIEFGKFTLNLATREMSEGDNTVSLTSGEFAVLKALVSHPREPLSRDKLMNLARGRDYSALERSIDVQVSRLRRMIEVDAANPRYIQTVWGLGYVFVPDGEK; translated from the coding sequence ATGGGACAAGAGACAGTAAAAGTATTAGTGGTTGATGACGATAAACGTTTGCGCAGTTTGCTTGAGCGCTATTTAGTAGAGCAAGGATTTATTGTTAGAACAGCCGCAGATTCACAGCAAATGGATAGGCTTATTGAGCGTGAAAACTTTCACTTAATGGTGCTTGATTTAATGCTGCCCGGAGAAGACGGGCTCTCTATTTGCAGACGGTTACGTCAAAAAGAAAACCAAATCCCAATTGTGATGTTGACCGCTAAAGGTGATGAAGTAGACCGCATTATTGGTTTGGAGCTCGGTGCTGACGATTATATTCCTAAACCGTTTAATCCACGTGAGTTACTTGCCCGCATAAAAGCAATTTTACGTCGCCAATCAAAAGAAGTGCCAGGGGCACCTTCAGCAGAAGAGAATTTAATTGAGTTTGGTAAATTTACTTTAAATTTAGCCACACGAGAAATGAGCGAGGGGGATAATACCGTATCGCTCACAAGTGGTGAATTTGCCGTATTAAAAGCGTTGGTATCTCACCCTCGAGAGCCGTTAAGTCGTGATAAATTAATGAACTTGGCAAGAGGTCGTGATTACAGTGCGCTAGAGCGTAGTATTGATGTGCAAGTGTCACGCCTTCGCCGTATGATTGAAGTGGATGCGGCTAACCCGCGTTATATTCAAACTGTATGGGGATTAGGTTATGTGTTTGTTCCTGATGGTGAAAAGTAA